From Aquarana catesbeiana isolate 2022-GZ linkage group LG05, ASM4218655v1, whole genome shotgun sequence:
GCCACACTCCTGCGAAAAATAGGACTGATTCGCCTTAATGACAGGGACACCGAGGACCCCAAGCATCACCACCACCGCAACCAGCAGGGATCTCTGAAGAACGGCGGCAGCAAGGGGAAGAACAGCAGCaacaagcagcagcagcagcagcaaggagGTTCAGCAGGAggaggtggtgttggtggtggtggttgtggtggaaTTGGTGGGAGTAGCGGCGTTGGCGGGGGCAGCGGCGGtggctgctgcagcaataactCCACAAGCACCGAAGGGATGCTCGGCCAGGCTGACATCAAGGGCAAAAAGACTGAGCAGGCTCACAAGGACAAGCATGGGACAGCTGGAGGCAAGGACAAGAACAGTGCCAAAGAGACTAGTACCCCGACCATTACAAAAGAAGCCAAGCAGCAAGGGGGTGGCAGCGGGGGAGGGGGCAACAAGCAAAGTGGGGGCTCCTCCTTGCAGCCCCTGGTGCCCCCTAACAGGCAACACTGCACCCAGGTGAGGAGTAGGCGGCTGATGAAGGAGCTTCAAGACATCCGCAAACTGAGCGACCACTTCATCTCGGTGGAGCTGGTGGATGACAACCTCTTCGACTGGAATGTCAAACTGCACCAGGTGGACAAGGACTCCACCCTCTGGCAGGACATGAAGGAGACCAACACCGAGTTCATCTTGCTCAACCTCACCTTTCCGGACaactttcccttctcccctcctttcatGAGGGTGCTGAGCCCCAGATTGGAGAATGGCTATGTGCTAGATGGT
This genomic window contains:
- the UBE2QL1 gene encoding ubiquitin-conjugating enzyme E2Q-like protein 1 codes for the protein MATLLRKIGLIRLNDRDTEDPKHHHHRNQQGSLKNGGSKGKNSSNKQQQQQQGGSAGGGGVGGGGCGGIGGSSGVGGGSGGGCCSNNSTSTEGMLGQADIKGKKTEQAHKDKHGTAGGKDKNSAKETSTPTITKEAKQQGGGSGGGGNKQSGGSSLQPLVPPNRQHCTQVRSRRLMKELQDIRKLSDHFISVELVDDNLFDWNVKLHQVDKDSTLWQDMKETNTEFILLNLTFPDNFPFSPPFMRVLSPRLENGYVLDGGAICMELLTPRGWSSAYTVEAVMRQFAASLVKGQGRICRKAGKSKKAFSRKEAEATFKSLVKTHEKYGWVTPPVSDG